The following are from one region of the Cytobacillus firmus genome:
- a CDS encoding PucR family transcriptional regulator, whose translation MINLREMLALPILNSSNLISGNKGLSKPVRWLTILELLDDIDKLERGEVLLTTAFDLSSNEEMKKNLIKKLHDQGVSGIIIQTGYYLEEIPHEMAVQSNHYNFPILELPKTVSFSEITKVVHKHILNKQFEEIHFSEEMYRKFTDIAVNNQGLLPIAKAMGTLIKGHISIFDIHMNELCSVISSDPKLNLPDNFCREILYQYREQEDNSPLRTSAKLEFEHNSVLIVPVNSKNDIFGYIVGVKADAFNDLEEIAVQHASTISALEFIKLSSLEEKDNQLKSDFLELVLTGNYTDELTIYSKGEALGYKIGSHDTCVAIIKLDEYDQLSSKESARIDRKLQQLLMKRLQDNAFKTLFKKLNGHFVILITREASIKVNITDVLTAVQFEVQSLYDTTLSIGIGNYYNDYSEYRFSYKEAQESLFIIDSVWKNNKCIHHKDLGLYKLLLPLLQDKQLINNFHKNVLNDLINDKELLETLRVYLEDLKINESSQKLFIHRHTLKYRIKKIETITQRKISNFHDRIELELALIIHNMLDKDTDSQ comes from the coding sequence GTGATAAACTTACGAGAGATGTTAGCGCTTCCAATACTCAACAGCTCCAATCTTATATCAGGCAATAAAGGATTAAGCAAACCTGTCAGATGGCTGACCATCCTCGAACTGCTTGATGATATAGACAAGCTTGAGAGGGGGGAAGTTCTTTTAACGACTGCCTTTGATTTATCTTCCAATGAAGAAATGAAAAAGAATTTAATCAAGAAGCTGCATGATCAGGGCGTCTCTGGAATCATTATTCAAACCGGGTATTATTTGGAGGAAATCCCTCACGAAATGGCTGTTCAAAGCAATCATTACAACTTTCCTATTCTAGAACTCCCCAAAACTGTTTCTTTTTCAGAAATCACAAAGGTAGTCCATAAACATATCCTAAATAAACAATTTGAAGAAATTCACTTTTCAGAAGAAATGTATCGCAAATTTACTGATATCGCTGTAAATAACCAAGGGCTGCTGCCGATCGCAAAGGCTATGGGCACTTTAATTAAAGGACATATCAGTATTTTCGATATACACATGAATGAACTTTGTTCTGTCATTTCTTCTGATCCCAAATTGAATTTACCAGATAACTTCTGTCGCGAAATTCTATACCAATATAGGGAACAAGAAGACAATTCACCTTTAAGAACCTCTGCAAAATTAGAATTTGAACATAATTCTGTTCTGATTGTGCCTGTTAATTCCAAAAATGATATATTCGGTTATATTGTTGGAGTAAAAGCTGACGCCTTCAATGATCTAGAAGAAATCGCTGTCCAGCATGCTTCAACAATATCAGCTTTGGAGTTTATTAAACTTTCAAGCCTTGAAGAAAAAGATAATCAGCTGAAATCAGATTTTCTTGAGCTTGTCCTGACAGGCAATTACACAGATGAGCTTACAATTTATTCAAAAGGTGAGGCATTGGGGTATAAAATCGGTTCTCATGACACATGTGTCGCTATCATTAAATTAGATGAATATGATCAACTTTCTTCCAAAGAAAGTGCAAGGATTGATAGAAAGCTTCAGCAGCTCCTTATGAAGAGACTCCAGGACAATGCTTTTAAAACTTTATTTAAAAAGTTAAATGGCCACTTTGTTATTCTCATCACCAGGGAAGCGTCCATCAAAGTGAATATTACCGATGTCCTTACTGCTGTTCAGTTTGAGGTTCAGTCTTTGTACGATACTACCCTTTCGATTGGGATCGGGAATTACTATAATGACTACAGCGAATATCGTTTCTCCTACAAGGAGGCCCAGGAATCTCTGTTCATAATTGATTCCGTCTGGAAAAATAACAAATGCATACACCATAAGGATTTAGGATTATATAAACTGTTGCTCCCTCTGCTCCAGGATAAGCAGCTAATTAATAACTTTCACAAAAATGTCCTCAATGATCTTATTAATGATAAGGAATTACTGGAAACATTAAGAGTTTACTTGGAGGATCTGAAAATAAACGAATCCTCTCAAAAGTTATTTATCCATCGGCATACGTTAAAATACCGGATTAAAAAAATTGAGACGATCACACAGCGCAAAATTTCCAATTTTCATGACCGGATCGAGCTGGAACTTGCTTTAATTATTCATAACATGCTGGATAAAGACACTGACAGCCAATAA